One Prunus dulcis chromosome 7, ALMONDv2, whole genome shotgun sequence DNA segment encodes these proteins:
- the LOC117634968 gene encoding probable serine/threonine-protein kinase PBL25 isoform X1: MAMQRYLAAASPPSPSSGHSHRTHILGGFVVGILTVLVVALLFYLIKTKLLPALRHRQLPQKLGQKGNLKEEKILLRRFQSEELVKATKNFSKDCLLGCGAFGSVYQGTFDDLQTLAIKRTHADSFQSAEEFRNEVRLLSKVKHRNLVGLVGFCEEPSGAGGGKVLIYEYVPNGSLLDYFMGRKWRSLTWRQRVKIAIGAAKGIAHLHEGVSPSIIHRDIKPSNILIGDGFEAKVSDFGLVRSGPTGDQSHVSSQIKGTPGYLDPAYCSSFHLTPFSDVYSFGVILLQLVSSRPAVDLTGHRPNQHIIDWARPSIERGRVEEILDANLLTEPCNTEMMLKMGQLGLRCVVKVPKNRPTMSEVCQELEEALYNADNLFINKQPSRESRRSTGSRRPTEPGHKRSIDYDQSQNSVSIDGIGFQRFHVDIDSLSFQNTSLRCLELDNSSISIDIENLEDIHEESSREKELNM, translated from the exons ATGGCAATGCAGCGTTATTTGGCAGCGGCTTCACCACCATCTCCAAGTTCTGGTCATTCTCATCGAACTCATATATTGGGAGGCTTTGTTGTTGGCATTTTGACAGTCTTGGTGGTTGCTTTGTTATTTTACTTGATCAAGACGAAGCTCTTACCAGCTCTCAGGCACAGGCAATTACCACAGAAGCTTGGGCAGAAAG GAAatttgaaagaagagaaaatattgCTCAGGCGGTTCCAATCAGAGGAACTGGTGAAGGCCACCAAGAACTTCAGCAAAGATTGCTTGTTGGGTTGTGGTGCTTTTGGAAGTGTCTACCAGGGGACTTTTGACGATCTGCAGACACTAGCCATTAAGCGAACCCACGCTGATTCGTTTCAGAGTGCAGAAGAATTCAGAAATG AAGTGAGGCTACTTTCTAAGGTCAAGCACAGAAACCTTGTAGGTTTGGTTGGATTTTGTGAAGAACCATCTG GAGCAGGAGGAGGAAAAGTTTTGATCTATGAATATGTACCAAATGGTTCTCTACTTGATTACTTTATGG GAAGAAAATGGAGGAGCTTAACTTGGAGGCAAAGAGTGAAGATAGCCATTGGAGCAGCAAAAG GCATTGCTCATTTGCATGAAGGGGTCAGCCCAAGCATAATCCACCGTGACATAAAGCCGAGTAACATCTTGATAGGAGATGGATTTGAAGCCAAGGTTTCAGATTTTGGACTGGTGAGATCAGGGCCTACTGGGGATCAATCACATGTCAGTAGCCAAATCAAAGGAACTCCAGGATACCTTGACCCTGCATATTGTTCAAGTTTCCATCTAACCCCATTCAGTGATGTCTATAGCTTTGGTGTCATACTTCTGCAACTTGTTTCTTCCCGGCCTGCAGTCGATCTAACGGGACATCGCCCTAATCAACATATCATTGACTGG GCAAGGCCTAGCATAGAGCGAGGTCGTGTTGAGGAGATTTTAGATGCTAATCTTTTAACAGAGCCATGCAACACAGAGATGATGCTAAAGATGGGACAACTTGGCCTAAGATGTGTTGTAAAAGTACCCAAAAACCGTCCTACAATGTCCGAAGTGTGTCAAGAACTTGAAGAGGCCCTCTACAATGCAGACAACTTATTCATCAACAAACAGCCTTCAAGGGAGTCTCGAAGATCAACTGGCTCTCGTCGACCAACAGAGCCAGGGCATAAAAGATCGATCGACTACGATCAGTCTCAAAACTCCGTGAGCATAGATGGCATTGGATTTCAGAGGTTTCATGTGGACATAGACAGCCTCTCCTTTCAGAACACAAGCTTAAGGTGTTTGGAGTTGGACAATAGTAGTATCAGTATCGacattgaaaatttggaaGACATACATGAGGAATCTAgtagagaaaaagaattaaatatGTAA
- the LOC117635750 gene encoding NEP1-interacting protein 2, whose protein sequence is MDFIAHPSRFSSSSSFSFGNFFERIKEFCNFAVSAILGNIFSAIFTFFFALVGTMLGAMTGALIGQETESGFVRGAAVGAISGAVFSIEVFESSLILWQSDESGIGCLLYLIDVIASLLSGRLVRERIGPAMLSAVQSQMGAVESSFDEIPNIFDTGGSKGLPGDSVEKIPKIIITSNNNVDASGEKVSCSVCLQDFQLGETVRSLPHCHHMFHLPCIDKWLLRHGSCPLCRRDL, encoded by the exons ATGGATTTCATTGCACACCCATCTCggttttcttcatcttcttcgttTTCATTTGGGAATTTCTTTGAGAGGATCAAGGAGTTTTGCAACTTTGCGGTCTCTGCGATTCTTGGGAACATTTTCTCTGCGATCTTCACCTTCTTCTTTGCATTAG TGGGCACCATGTTAGGAGCTATGACTGGAGCTTTGATAGGCCAAGAGACTGAGAGTGGATTTGTAAGAGGGGCTGCTGTTGGAGCAATATCAGGAGCTGTTTTCTCTATCGAAGTGTTTGAATCTTCCCTTATTCTTTGGCAATCAGATGAGTCCGGAATTGGGTGTCTTCTTTATTTG ATTGATGTCATTGCAAGTCTCCTAAGTGGTAGACTAGTCCGCGAGCGGATCGGTCCAGCCATGTTAAGTGCAGTGCAAAGTCAG ATGGGTGCAGTTGAATCAAGCTTTGATGAGATCCCCAATATCTTTGACACTGGTGGGTCCAAAGGGTTGCCTGGAGATTCAGTTGAAAAGATCCCAAAGATCATTATTACTAGCAACAATAATGTGGATGCTTCTGGGGAGAAAGTCTCTTGTTCAGTTTGCCTTCAG GACTTTCAGCTTGGAGAGACAGTTAGAAGTTTGCCCCACTGCCATCACATGTTTCATCTACCTTGTATAGATAAGTGGCTCCTGCGGCATGGTTCATGCCCACTATGCAGAAGGGATCTGTGA
- the LOC117634968 gene encoding probable serine/threonine-protein kinase PBL25 isoform X2, whose amino-acid sequence MAMQRYLAAASPPSPSSGHSHRTHILGGFVVGILTVLVVALLFYLIKTKLLPALRHRQLPQKLGQKGNLKEEKILLRRFQSEELVKATKNFSKDCLLGCGAFGSVYQGTFDDLQTLAIKRTHADSFQSAEEFRNEVRLLSKVKHRNLVGLVGFCEEPSGGGKVLIYEYVPNGSLLDYFMGRKWRSLTWRQRVKIAIGAAKGIAHLHEGVSPSIIHRDIKPSNILIGDGFEAKVSDFGLVRSGPTGDQSHVSSQIKGTPGYLDPAYCSSFHLTPFSDVYSFGVILLQLVSSRPAVDLTGHRPNQHIIDWARPSIERGRVEEILDANLLTEPCNTEMMLKMGQLGLRCVVKVPKNRPTMSEVCQELEEALYNADNLFINKQPSRESRRSTGSRRPTEPGHKRSIDYDQSQNSVSIDGIGFQRFHVDIDSLSFQNTSLRCLELDNSSISIDIENLEDIHEESSREKELNM is encoded by the exons ATGGCAATGCAGCGTTATTTGGCAGCGGCTTCACCACCATCTCCAAGTTCTGGTCATTCTCATCGAACTCATATATTGGGAGGCTTTGTTGTTGGCATTTTGACAGTCTTGGTGGTTGCTTTGTTATTTTACTTGATCAAGACGAAGCTCTTACCAGCTCTCAGGCACAGGCAATTACCACAGAAGCTTGGGCAGAAAG GAAatttgaaagaagagaaaatattgCTCAGGCGGTTCCAATCAGAGGAACTGGTGAAGGCCACCAAGAACTTCAGCAAAGATTGCTTGTTGGGTTGTGGTGCTTTTGGAAGTGTCTACCAGGGGACTTTTGACGATCTGCAGACACTAGCCATTAAGCGAACCCACGCTGATTCGTTTCAGAGTGCAGAAGAATTCAGAAATG AAGTGAGGCTACTTTCTAAGGTCAAGCACAGAAACCTTGTAGGTTTGGTTGGATTTTGTGAAGAACCATCTG GAGGAGGAAAAGTTTTGATCTATGAATATGTACCAAATGGTTCTCTACTTGATTACTTTATGG GAAGAAAATGGAGGAGCTTAACTTGGAGGCAAAGAGTGAAGATAGCCATTGGAGCAGCAAAAG GCATTGCTCATTTGCATGAAGGGGTCAGCCCAAGCATAATCCACCGTGACATAAAGCCGAGTAACATCTTGATAGGAGATGGATTTGAAGCCAAGGTTTCAGATTTTGGACTGGTGAGATCAGGGCCTACTGGGGATCAATCACATGTCAGTAGCCAAATCAAAGGAACTCCAGGATACCTTGACCCTGCATATTGTTCAAGTTTCCATCTAACCCCATTCAGTGATGTCTATAGCTTTGGTGTCATACTTCTGCAACTTGTTTCTTCCCGGCCTGCAGTCGATCTAACGGGACATCGCCCTAATCAACATATCATTGACTGG GCAAGGCCTAGCATAGAGCGAGGTCGTGTTGAGGAGATTTTAGATGCTAATCTTTTAACAGAGCCATGCAACACAGAGATGATGCTAAAGATGGGACAACTTGGCCTAAGATGTGTTGTAAAAGTACCCAAAAACCGTCCTACAATGTCCGAAGTGTGTCAAGAACTTGAAGAGGCCCTCTACAATGCAGACAACTTATTCATCAACAAACAGCCTTCAAGGGAGTCTCGAAGATCAACTGGCTCTCGTCGACCAACAGAGCCAGGGCATAAAAGATCGATCGACTACGATCAGTCTCAAAACTCCGTGAGCATAGATGGCATTGGATTTCAGAGGTTTCATGTGGACATAGACAGCCTCTCCTTTCAGAACACAAGCTTAAGGTGTTTGGAGTTGGACAATAGTAGTATCAGTATCGacattgaaaatttggaaGACATACATGAGGAATCTAgtagagaaaaagaattaaatatGTAA